The following coding sequences lie in one Arachis stenosperma cultivar V10309 chromosome 5, arast.V10309.gnm1.PFL2, whole genome shotgun sequence genomic window:
- the LOC130983159 gene encoding probable leucine-rich repeat receptor-like protein kinase At1g35710 translates to MALISFTLLSLILVSSLSIPNLAHCKTLKRDVKALNEIKASLGWRVVYAWVGDDPCGDGDLPAWSGVTCSTVGDYRVVTELEVYAVSIVGPFPTAVTSLLDLTRLDLHNNKLTGPIPPQIGRLKRLKILNLRWNKLQDAIPPEIGELKSLTHLYLSFNNFKGEIPKELANLPNLRYLYLHENRLTGRIPPELGTLQNLRHLDAGNNHLVGTIRELIRIEGCFPALRNLYLNNNYFTGGIPAQLANLTSLEILYLSYNKMSGVIPSSIAHIPKLTYLYLDHNQFSGRIPEPFYKHPFLKEMYIEGNAFRPGVNPIGFHKVLEVSDADFLV, encoded by the exons ATGGCGCTAATATCCTTCACTCTACTCTCCCTGATTCTCGTTTCCTCACTATCAATTCCAAACCTTGCTCACTGCAAGACCCTCAAACGTGACG TTAAAGCTTTGAATGAGATCAAGGCTTCGCTTGGTTGGAGAGTGGTGTATGCGTGGGTTGGAGATGACCCCTGCGGTGATGGAGATCTACCTGCATGGTCTGGTGTCACCTGTTCCACTGTCGGTGATTATCGTGTTGTCACCGAGCT tGAGGTGTATGCTGTGTCTATTGTGGGACCTTTTCCTACTGCTGTGACAAGCTTGTTGGATCTTACACGGCT GGATCTCCATAATAACAAGTTGACCGGGCCTATTCCTCCTCAAATTGGACGTTTGAAGCGTCTTAAGATACT AAATTTGAGGTGGAACAAATTGCAAGATGCAATTCCTCCAGAAATCGGTGAGCTTAAAAGTTTAACTCATCT ATACCTAAGCTTCAATAACTTCAAGGGAGAAATCCCTAAGGAGCTTGCAAATCTTCCTAACCTTCGGTACCTCTACCTTCATGAAAACCGTTTAACTGGAAGAATACCACCAGAATTGGGCACACTACAAAACCTTCGGCACTT GGATGCTGGTAACAATCATTTGGTTGGTACCATAAGGGAACTCATTCGTATTGAAGGTTGCTTCCCAGCACTTCGCAACCT ATATCTAAACAATAACTATTTTACGGGAGGAATACCTGCACAACTTGCTAACTTGACTAGTCTTGAAATCTT GTACTTGTCTTACAACAAGATGTCAGGAGTTATACCGTCTAGCATTGCTCATATTCCTAAATTGACATACTT GTACTTGGATCATAACCAGTTTTCAGGGAGAATCCCGGAACCCTTTTACAAGCATCCATTCTTGAAAGAAAT GTACATTGAAGGAAATGCATTCCGACCTGGTGTCAACCCCATTGGTTTTCATAAAGTGCTCGAAGTTTCTGATGCAGACTTCCTTGTTTAG